A genomic region of Planococcus kocurii contains the following coding sequences:
- a CDS encoding UDP-N-acetylglucosamine 1-carboxyvinyltransferase, with protein MDVYKIKGGNRLSGTIKVNGAKNSAVALIPASILANSPVSIEGLPGISDAWTLKSILEEIGGEVTFEDGTMTIDPTTMVDMPLPNGNVKKLRASYYMMGAMLGRFKHAAIGLPGGCFLGPRPIDQHIKGFEALGAKVTNEQGAIYLRADELRGAKIYLDVVSVGATINIMLAAVMAKGQTTIENAAKEPEIIDVATLLTNMGAKIKGAGTDVIRIDGVEELHGTNHTIIPDRIEAGTFMIMAAAIGDGVTIDNVIPFHMEALTAKLREMGVDVQEGEESIFIPKSTDLHAIDVKTLVYPGFPTDLQQPFSVLMTQAQGSSMITDTIYSARFKHIDELRRMNASGRVEGRAAIVTGPTPLTSATVVASDLRAGAALVIAGLLAEGETEIREIYHIERGYSSIIEKLQGLGADIRRETIDPVTSMKSDLSQDAN; from the coding sequence ATGGATGTTTATAAAATAAAAGGTGGTAATCGCCTTTCCGGAACGATTAAAGTCAATGGCGCTAAAAATAGTGCAGTAGCATTGATTCCTGCGTCGATATTAGCTAATTCGCCAGTATCGATTGAAGGGTTACCGGGGATTTCTGATGCATGGACACTGAAAAGTATTTTGGAGGAAATTGGTGGAGAAGTGACTTTTGAAGACGGAACAATGACGATTGATCCGACGACAATGGTAGATATGCCTTTACCAAATGGCAATGTGAAAAAATTGCGAGCTTCTTATTACATGATGGGCGCAATGCTTGGCCGATTTAAGCACGCAGCAATTGGTCTTCCGGGAGGCTGTTTCTTAGGACCTCGTCCAATTGATCAGCATATTAAAGGCTTTGAAGCGCTTGGCGCAAAAGTAACGAATGAACAAGGTGCGATCTATTTGCGTGCCGATGAACTTCGTGGTGCTAAAATTTATTTAGATGTTGTCAGTGTCGGAGCAACCATTAACATTATGTTGGCGGCTGTTATGGCTAAAGGACAGACAACGATTGAAAATGCGGCAAAAGAGCCGGAAATTATTGACGTTGCGACTTTATTGACGAATATGGGCGCCAAAATCAAAGGAGCCGGAACCGATGTTATCCGAATTGACGGTGTAGAGGAATTACATGGGACCAATCACACAATCATTCCTGATCGAATCGAAGCCGGAACATTCATGATTATGGCAGCTGCAATTGGTGATGGCGTGACGATTGATAACGTAATTCCATTCCATATGGAAGCATTGACTGCGAAATTGCGTGAAATGGGTGTTGACGTTCAAGAAGGTGAAGAATCGATTTTTATTCCGAAATCTACTGATCTTCATGCGATTGACGTAAAAACATTAGTTTACCCAGGGTTTCCAACAGATCTTCAGCAGCCATTTTCTGTACTTATGACTCAGGCTCAAGGATCTTCTATGATTACCGACACCATTTACTCGGCACGCTTCAAGCATATCGATGAACTTCGTCGCATGAATGCCAGTGGCCGTGTTGAAGGCCGAGCAGCAATTGTCACAGGGCCAACGCCATTGACGTCTGCAACTGTAGTGGCATCTGACTTACGTGCAGGAGCAGCTTTGGTAATCGCAGGGCTACTTGCAGAAGGTGAAACTGAAATTCGTGAAATTTATCATATCGAACGTGGGTATTCATCTATTATTGAGAAGCTTCAAGGTCTGGGTGCTGATATTCGGAGAGAAACAATTGACCCTGTGACGAGCATGAAGTCCGACCTTAGCCAAGACGCAAATTGA
- a CDS encoding response regulator, whose amino-acid sequence MKTILIVDDQLGIRLLLKEVFSKEGYQAIAAGNGIEALKKVQEFSPDLVLLDMKIPGMDGIEILKRLKKTNPSIHVIMMTAYGELDLIKESMNWGAERYFTKPFDVFEVRDAVKQLLEQ is encoded by the coding sequence TTGAAGACTATTTTGATAGTAGACGATCAGCTAGGCATCCGACTATTATTAAAAGAAGTATTTAGCAAAGAAGGTTATCAAGCAATCGCAGCGGGAAACGGAATAGAAGCGCTTAAAAAAGTACAGGAATTTTCTCCGGATCTCGTATTACTAGACATGAAAATTCCTGGAATGGATGGCATTGAGATTTTAAAGCGCTTGAAAAAGACTAATCCTAGCATTCACGTCATCATGATGACAGCTTATGGTGAACTCGATCTCATTAAAGAATCAATGAATTGGGGGGCGGAGCGTTATTTCACTAAGCCTTTCGATGTCTTTGAAGTGCGTGATGCAGTTAAGCAACTACTCGAACAGTAG
- a CDS encoding class II fructose-bisphosphate aldolase, producing the protein MPLVSMKEMMIKGKQEGYAIGQFNLNNLEFTQAILQAAQEENSPVICGVSEGAARYMGGFTTVVNMVKGLMHDYKITVPVAIHLDHGSSFEKCKEAIDAGFTSVMIDASHHSFEENIEITKQVVEYARQHNVSVEAELGTVGGQEDDIIADGVIYADPQECKQMVEQTGIDCLAPALGSVHGPYKGEPNLGFKEMEEISQLCDVPLVLHGGTGIPLKDIQRSVSLGTSKINVNTESQITSAQAVREVLKNDADVYDPRKYMGPAREAIKKTVTGKMREFGSSGKA; encoded by the coding sequence ATGCCGTTAGTTTCTATGAAAGAAATGATGATAAAAGGTAAACAAGAAGGATATGCAATTGGTCAATTCAATTTAAATAATTTAGAATTCACACAGGCTATTCTTCAAGCCGCACAAGAAGAAAATTCTCCAGTTATTTGTGGAGTTTCTGAAGGCGCAGCACGTTACATGGGTGGATTTACAACAGTTGTTAACATGGTTAAAGGATTGATGCACGATTATAAAATTACGGTTCCGGTGGCGATTCATTTAGACCACGGTTCGAGCTTTGAGAAGTGTAAAGAAGCGATTGATGCAGGATTTACATCGGTCATGATTGATGCATCTCATCATTCGTTTGAAGAAAATATTGAAATTACAAAACAAGTAGTCGAATATGCACGTCAGCACAATGTTTCTGTGGAAGCAGAATTAGGGACTGTCGGTGGACAAGAAGACGACATCATTGCGGATGGCGTTATTTACGCGGATCCACAGGAATGCAAGCAAATGGTTGAACAAACAGGTATTGATTGCCTAGCACCTGCACTTGGTTCGGTTCATGGACCTTATAAAGGTGAACCGAATTTAGGGTTTAAAGAAATGGAAGAAATCTCACAACTATGTGACGTACCGCTCGTGTTGCACGGCGGAACAGGAATTCCATTAAAAGATATTCAACGTTCAGTTTCTCTTGGTACATCGAAAATCAATGTCAACACAGAAAGCCAAATTACATCGGCTCAAGCAGTTCGTGAAGTGTTGAAAAACGATGCGGATGTTTATGATCCCCGCAAATACATGGGACCAGCCCGTGAAGCGATTAAAAAAACAGTTACTGGTAAAATGCGTGAGTTCGGAAGTTCAGGAAAAGCATAA
- the fsa gene encoding fructose-6-phosphate aldolase has product MKFFIDTANFDEIKEAHAWGILSGVTTNPSLVAKEKNVSFHDRLKEIAALVDGSISGEVIALDAEGMIKEGRELADLAPNITVKLPMTPEGLKACAVLASEGKKVNVTLIFSANQALLAARAGAAYVSPFLGRLDDIGHNGMDLIATISEIFAIHDISSEIIAASIRHPQHVTEAALNGAHIATMPIKVMHQMFRHPLTDQGIEAFLADWEKRSVEVN; this is encoded by the coding sequence ATGAAATTTTTTATTGATACAGCAAACTTTGACGAAATTAAAGAAGCACACGCATGGGGGATTCTTTCGGGGGTTACAACAAATCCATCATTAGTCGCAAAAGAAAAAAATGTTTCGTTCCATGACCGCTTAAAAGAAATTGCTGCGCTTGTTGACGGTTCAATTAGTGGAGAAGTAATTGCACTTGATGCAGAAGGGATGATCAAAGAAGGCCGCGAATTGGCTGATCTTGCTCCAAACATCACAGTGAAATTGCCGATGACACCAGAAGGCTTGAAAGCTTGTGCAGTTCTTGCCTCAGAAGGCAAAAAAGTAAACGTTACATTGATCTTCAGTGCGAACCAAGCATTGCTTGCAGCACGTGCTGGAGCGGCTTACGTGTCACCATTCCTTGGGCGTCTTGATGACATTGGACATAACGGCATGGACTTGATCGCAACAATTTCAGAAATTTTTGCAATCCATGATATTTCTTCAGAAATTATTGCGGCATCTATTCGCCATCCACAGCACGTTACAGAAGCGGCTTTAAACGGTGCACATATTGCGACAATGCCAATTAAAGTGATGCACCAAATGTTCAGACACCCGTTGACAGACCAAGGAATCGAAGCATTCCTTGCAGACTGGGAAAAACGTTCAGTAGAAGTAAACTAA